A genomic region of Miscanthus floridulus cultivar M001 chromosome 3, ASM1932011v1, whole genome shotgun sequence contains the following coding sequences:
- the LOC136544349 gene encoding putative cyclin-dependent kinase F-2 codes for MTSVAARVAALCDVIQEHRRTGTAISGRRAAAISAMVDDVAATAAEGRPRACRRKRRMANARGYKQEGRRVGQGERGVVVRARHRATGQAVAVKSLHRRSGGSCAADVLSEACFTAAGGGHPSLVAFRTVARAPGTTDYSIVMDYVGPSLRAVMADRGGRPFPEAVARRVMRQLLAGAEAMHRHGVVHRDIKPDNILVGNSGGAVKICNYGVAKSVAEKDPPQAFAGTMAYMAPEVLVKNADHDTLSDVWSLGCVMVEILTGKPPFAVAAKDEDDEAKQLFKIFDVLGVPCKRAWQALKPQVHDDKVQVWRARQLRDRHGSSRNRLRELVSEEILSGDGFQVLKGLLTCDPEKRLTAAAALQCPWFTDNVDDAVASERTTAVTMIAAVASKPWSLATSFVRRALGLLQ; via the coding sequence ATGACCTCGGTGGCCGCCCGGGTCGCGGCGCTCTGCGACGTCATCCAAGAACACCGCCGCACCGGGACGGCGATCAGCGGCAGGCGAGCCGCAGCCATCTCGGCGATGGTCGACgacgtcgccgccaccgccgccgagggTAGGCCCAGGGCCTGCAGGCGGAAGCGGCGCATGGCCAACGCCCGCGGGTACAAGCAGGAGGGGCGCAGGGTCGGCCAGGGCGAGCGCGGCGTCGTCGTCAGGGCGCGCCACCGCGCCACGGGCCAGGCCGTCGCCGTCAAGTCCCTCCACCGCAGGAGCGGCGGGAGCTGCGCCGCCGACGTCCTGTCCGAGGCCTGCTTCACGGCGGCCGGCGGGGGCCACCCGTCGCTCGTCGCGTTCCGCACCGTCGCGCGCGCGCCGGGCACCACGGACTACTCCATCGTCATGGACTACGTCGGGCCGAGCCTCAGGGCCGTCATGGCAGACCGCGGCGGACGGCCGTTCCCGGAGGCCGTGGCGCGCCGCGTCATGCGGCAGCTGCTGGCCGGCGCCGAGGCGATGCACCGGCACGGCGTCGTCCACCGAGACATCAAGCCCGACAACATCCTCGTGGGCAACAGCGGCGGCGCCGTCAAGATCTGCAACTACGGGGTGGCCAAGTCTGTGGCCGAGAAGGACCCGCCGCAGGCCTTCGCTGGAACCATGGCGTACATGGCGCCGGAGGTGCTGGTGAAGAACGCCGACCACGACACGCTCTCGGACGTGTGGTCGCTCGGCTGCGTCATGGTGGAGATCCTCACCGGCAAGCCACCGTTCGCAGTCGCAGCgaaggacgaggacgacgaggccaagcagctcttcaagatcttcgACGTGCTCGGCGTGCCGTGCAAGAGGGCGTGGCAGGCCCTCAAGCCCCAGGTACATGACGACAAGGTGCAGGTGTGGCGAGCGCGGCAGCTGCGAGACCGTCACGGCAGCAGCCGCAACCGGCTGCGTGAGCTGGTCTCGGAGGAGATCCTGTCGGGGGACGGATTCCAGGTCCTAAAAGGGCTCTTGACTTGTGATCCCGAGAAGCGGCTGACGGCGGCCGCCGCGCTCCAGTGCCCGTGGTTCACAGACAATGTTGACGACGCTGTTGCTTCGGAGAGGACGACCGCGGTTACCATGATCGCTGCCGTGGCCAGCAAACCGTGGTCACTGGCCACGTCATTCGTTAGGCGTGCTCTAGGATTGCTGCAGTGA
- the LOC136542331 gene encoding uncharacterized protein, translating into MGNSCVKGAGGSNPGLDLTSNATPLPVEQTTFKWIIDGFSSLLDKDQGWTYSNVFEIMGVKWYLKLNPKYKKIIGKEEYVSLRLELPQGSVKLDTIVEASFKFMIYDQSNGKHKKQLVNHSFQTASTSSGISCMLPLKTLNKQSSGFLVNNSCIFGIEFIKVATIKANMALETLFVRKMNVFNEAKVYTWKIEDFFAPKNQSYSPEFEIGGYTWSITMYPSCDGNHVSLFLKMKKTNDVPKDSGNLVEFTLSIKDQENSKDKKLPGRCQFSNQYPCWGWNKFISLEDFKDTSKGYLIKGKCCVEAKVAINGSSKTEYSQ; encoded by the exons ATGGGCAACTCTTGCGTCAAAGGTGCTG GCGGATCAAACCCAGGTCTGGACTTGACGTCCAATGCCACACCTCTTCCAGTGGAGCAGACAACCTTCAAGTGGATCATTGATGGCTTTTCCTCCCTTCTGGACAAGGATCAAGGATGGACATACTCCAACGTATTTGAGATCATGGGCGTAAAATG GTATCTGAAACTGAATCCAAAGTACAAAAAGATCATTGGTAAGGAGGAGTATGTCTCTCTCAGGCTTGAACTGCCGCAGGGTTCAGTGAAACTTGACACTATCGTTGAGGCATCTTTCAAGTTCATGATATATGATCAGTCCAATGGAAAGCACAAGAAGCAACTAG TTAACCACAGCTTCCAGACTGCAAGTACGAGCTCTGGCATCTCATGCATGTTACCCTTGAAAACACTAAACAAACAGTCCTCTGGATTTCTTGTCAACAACAGCTGCATATTTGGTATTGAGTTCATCAAAGTTGCCACTATCAAAGCCAACATGGCGTTAGAAACACTGTTTGTAAGGAAGATGAACGTCTTCAACGAGGCCAAAGTTTACACTTGGAAAATTGAGGATTTCTTTGCTCCGAAGAACCAATCCTACTCACCAGAGTTCGAAATCGGTGGATACACATG GTCTATCACTATGTATCCATCTTGCGATGGTAACCATGTGTCCTTATTTCTGAAAATGAAGAAGACAAATGATGTCCCCAAAGACTCTGGGAACCTGGTCGAATTTACTTTATCCATCAAAGACCAGGAAAACAGCAAGGACAAGAAATTACCAG GCAGGTGCCAGTTCTCAAACCAATATCCTTGCTGGGGATGGAATAAGTTCATCTCGCTGGAGGATTTCAAGGACACATCAAAGGGTTATCTCATCAAAGGCAAGTGTTGCGTTGAGGCTAAAGTCGCAATCAATGGCTCTTCCAAGACAGAGTACTCTCAGTAA
- the LOC136542332 gene encoding GTPase activating protein 1-like gives MASASKEGVIGKLNVRVVRGNNLAIADPLTHTSDPYVVLQYGAQKVKTSVQKKNPNPVWNEVLQLSVTNPTKPVHLEVFDEDKFTADDSMGVAEINITDIYDAAKLDLKHATDGTRIKTIYPVGVNYLGGESHVQWKDGKVVQDLILKLKKVESGLIVVQLEWVHVPGVKL, from the exons ATGGCGTCGGCGTCCAAGGAGGGGGTGATCGGGAAGCTCAACGTCCGCGTGGTGCGGGGCAACAACCTGGCCATCGCCGACCCGCTCACCCACACCAGCGACCCCTACGTCGTCCTCCAGTACGGCGCCCAG AAGGTGAAGACTAGTGTCCAGAAGAAGAATCCCAATCCAGTATGGAACGAAGTACTGCAGCTCTCAGTGACAAATCCTACAAAGCCAGTGCACCTT GAAGTTTTTGATGAAGACAAGTTCACAGCAGATGACAGCATGGGTGTTGCTGAGATCAACATTACTGACATCTATGATGCTGCAAAGCTGGATCTGAAGCATGCCACTGATGGAACTAGGATCAAGACAATCTACCCAGTCGGTGTAAACTACCTTGGTGGCGAGAGCCATGTTCAGTGGAAGGATGGCAAGGTGGTCCAGGACTTGATTCTGAAGCTGAAGAAGGTCGAGAGTGGCCTGATTGTGGTGCAGCTGGAGTGGGTTCATGTTCCTGGTGTGAAGCTGTGA